The following coding sequences are from one Lepisosteus oculatus isolate fLepOcu1 chromosome 19, fLepOcu1.hap2, whole genome shotgun sequence window:
- the fbxl16 gene encoding F-box/LRR-repeat protein 16, giving the protein MLKMSTPNDLKSPCVPRNGLVKLPPNGLGSASITKGTPAAKNRLCQSSSVPTILPPPSLPYHMEPLSTAASLLSPDPDSGSPTCDQPPRRKLSKTCLERQLVLDEKVLNRLLWYFTTAEKCVLAQVCKTWRKVLYQPKFWEGVTPILHAKELYTILPNGEKEFVSLQAFALRGFQSFCLVGVSDLDICEFIDNYPLSKKGVKSVSLKRSTITDAGLEVMLEQMQGLVHLELSGCNDFTEAGLWSSLNARLTSLSVSDCINVADDAIAAISQLLPNLSELSLQAYHVTDTAMAYFTAKQGYTTHTLRLHSCWEITNHGVVNMVHSLPNLTSLSLSGCSKITDDGVELVAENLRKLRSLDLSWCPRITDMALEYIACDLHKLEELVLDRCVRITDTGLGYLSTMSSLRSLYLRWCCQVQDFGLQHLFGMRSLRLLSLAGCPLLTTTGLSGLIQLQDLEELELTNCPGATAELFKYYSQHLPRCMVIE; this is encoded by the exons ATGCTGAAGATGTCCACTCCCAATGATCTCAAGTCACCCTGCGTACCGAGGAACGGCTTGGTCAAGCTCCCCCCCAATGGCCTGGGGTCTGCCAGCATCACCAAAGGGACGCCTGCAGCCAAGAACCGCCTGTGCCAGTCTTCCTCGGTGCCCACCATCCTGCCTCCGCCCAGCCTTCCCTACCACATGGAGCCGCTGTCCACCGCGGCCTCCCTGCTCAGCCCCGACCCCGACAGCGGCTCACCCACCTGTGACCAGCCCCCCCGGCGGAAACTGTCCAAGACCTGCCTGGAGAGGCAGCTGGTGTTGGACGAGAAGGTCTTGAACCGGCTGCTGTGGTACTTCACCACAGCCGAGAAGTGCGTCTTGGCCCAGGTGTGCAAGACCTGGAGAAAGGTGCTGTACCAGCCCAAGTTCTGGGAAGGCGTGACTCCCATCCTGCACGCCAAGGAACTCTACACCATCCTGCCCAATGGGGAGAAGGAGTTTGTGAGCCTGCAGGCCTTTGCCCTGAGGGGCTTCCAGTCTTTCTGCCTGGTGGGCGTCTCCGACCTGGACATTTGTGAGTTCATCGACAACTACCCTCTGTCCAAGAAGGGCGTCAAGTCAGTCAGTCTCAAGAGGTCCACCATCACAGATGCAGGTCTGGAG GTGATGCTGGAGCAGATGCAAGGCCTGGTGCACCTGGAGCTCTCAGGCTGCAATGACTTCACGGAGGCAGGGCTGTGGTCCAGCCTGAACGCGCGTCTCACCTCGCTCAGCGTCAGCGACTGCATCAACGTGGCGGACGACGCCATCGCCGCCATCTCCCAGCTGCTGCCCAACCTGTCGGAGCTCAGCCTGCAGGCCTACCACGTGACCGACACTGCCATGGCCTACTTCACTGCCAAGCAGGGCTACACCACGCACACCCTGCGGCTCCACTCCTGCTGGGAAATCACCAACCACGGCGTGGTCAACATGGTGCACAGCCTGCCCAACCTCACCTCGCTCAGCCTGTCCGGTTGCTCCAAGATCACCGATGACGGGGTGGAGCTGGTGGCGGAGAACTTGCGGAAGCTGCGCAGCCTGGACCTCTCCTGGTGCCCCCGCATCACCGACATGGCCCTGGAGTACATCGCCTGTGACCTGCACAAACTGGAGGAGCTCGTGTTGGACAG GTGCGTGAGGATAACGGACACAGGGCTGGGATACCTATCCACCATGTCTTCTCTGCGCAGTCTCTACCTGAGGTGGTGCTGCCAG GTGCAAGATTTTGGTTTGCAGCATCTATTCGGAATGAGGAGTCTGCGCCTCTTGTCTCTCGCAG GCTGTCCTCTGCTCACCACGACGGGCCTGTCCGGCCTCATCCAGCTGCAGGACCTGGAGGAACTGGAGCTGACCAATTGCCCTGGGGCCACGGCTGAACTCTTCAAGTACTATTCACAGCACCTGCCTCGCTGCATGGTGATCGAGTAG